Below is a genomic region from Armatimonadota bacterium.
CTCGGCGGTCGGGCGGCTTAGGCTTACCGGGTTCGGGTACGATATGGGGGCAGGAGGCGCAAATGGCAGAAGCAACGTTCAGGATCTGGCGCGGAACGAACGAGGGCGGCGATTATCGCGATTATAAGACCGATGTCGAGGATGGGATGGTCGTTTTGGACGCGGTTCTGCAGATTCAAGCGAACCAAGCGAACGATTTAGGCGTTCGATGGAACTGCAAGGCGGGCAAGTGCGGCAGCTGTTCGGCGGAGATCAACGGCAAGCCCCGACTTATGTGCATGTGTCGGATGGACAGCGTGCCTACCGACCAGCCGATCACCATCGAACCGATGCACGCCTTTCCTGTGATCAAAGACTTGGTTACCGACGTCTCCTTCAATTTCGAGGCTAAGAAAAAGGTCAAGCCGTTTAAGCCGCGCTCGCCGGACGCCGAGGACGGCACCTGGCGGATGGATCAGCGAGACATTGAGCGCGCGCAGGAGTTTCGCAAGTGCATCGAGTGCTTCCTTTGTCAAAACGTCTGCCATGTGCTGAGAGAGCACGGCAAGCATGAGGAGTTTA
It encodes:
- a CDS encoding succinate dehydrogenase/fumarate reductase iron-sulfur subunit gives rise to the protein MAEATFRIWRGTNEGGDYRDYKTDVEDGMVVLDAVLQIQANQANDLGVRWNCKAGKCGSCSAEINGKPRLMCMCRMDSVPTDQPITIEPMHAFPVIKDLVTDVSFNFEAKKKVKPFKPRSPDAEDGTWRMDQRDIERAQEFRKCIECFLCQNVCHVLREHGKHEEFIGPRLFVHTAALEMHPLDTEDRLADLKERDSLGYCNIGKCCTVVCPEHIKITDNAIIPLKERVADRYYDPVKRALRALKLAK